The Bombus terrestris chromosome 4, iyBomTerr1.2, whole genome shotgun sequence genome has a window encoding:
- the LOC100648895 gene encoding putative methyltransferase-like protein 7A, which produces MSSKDLWIRDVITSYGSLMLIFVTMVILILRRWPNLRQYVYKVHLTGFEVECAELMVPYKRHLFKSLQYVVSSDKVLRSMGCIRLLEIGVKTGENIQFYSDSTHLIGVDRNLKLPEYLINGNRSWQFSHIIIERLIVGDGSCLKEVPTGYVDVVVTTRSLCSVKSLQSTLREIHRVLTPGGQYLFIEHVPENEGTFVRWLQKVLSQTKIWPSLFGGCHLDIDPIVNIKDVGFHHVTWDIFTLDGYVSHPFHLILSRQHILGVATR; this is translated from the exons ATGAGCAGTAAGGATTTGTGGATACGCGACGTGATTACAAGTTATGGATCGTTAATGCTTATTTTTGTTACCATGGTGATTTTAATATTGCGAAGATGGCCAAATTTGAGACAGTACGTTTACAAGGTTCACTTAACCGGATTCGAAGTGGAGTGTGCCGAACTCATGGTACCTTATAAGAGGCATTTGTTCAAGTCGTTACAGTACGTTGTTTCGAGCGACAAAGTATTAAGATCCATGGGTTGCATACGTCTGCTTGAGATTGGCGTTAAAACGG gtgaaaatatacaattttactcGGACAGTACGCACTTGATCGGAGTTGACCGAAATCTGAAACTACCTGAATATTTGATAAACGGCAATCGTTCTTGGCAATTCTCACATATCATTATCGAACGCCTAATAGTTGGCGATGGTAGCTGTTTGAAAGAGGTACCAACTGGATATGTAGACGTAGTTGTAACAACAAGATCGTTATGCTCGGTGAAATCGTTGCAGTCGACGCTTCGAGAGATCCACAGGGTGTTAACGccg GGTggtcaatatttatttatagaacaTGTACCTGAGAACGAAGGAACGTTTGTACGATGGTTGCAAAAAGTGTTGTCACAAACAAAAATATGGCCATCGCTTTTCGGAGGTTGCCACCTAGATATCGATCCCATTGTGAATATTAAAGATGTTGGTTTTCATCATGTTACATGGGATATATTTACTCTTGACGGTTACGTATCCCACCCTTTTCATTTGATTCTTTCAAGGCAACATATATTGGGCGTAGCGACTCGATAG